The Methanosarcina barkeri str. Wiesmoor DNA segment CTAAACCATAACTAAGTAAAGAGAGTTCAAAAACGTAAAATATGCGAGAAAGAAAATAAAGGCACCGACAAAAGCACTGTGACTTCCATTCATCCCGTTTTTACATGTTTGTAGCGGTTACAGGCTCTGAAAATATCTTTTAACAATTCTAAAAAATCTTTTAAATATTCTACCAAGGTCTTTCAATGATTTTTTTCTTTATCCACTCAAATTTTTCCATATTTTGCTTTTTTATGTTTTGTAATGCTGTATTTGGTACATGTAAATATTTAAGTTCGAAATTATAATCTGAATCTAATCTGAATCTAATCTGAATCTAATCTGAATCTAATCTGAATCTAATCTGAATCTAATCTGAATCTAATCTGAATCTAATCTGCAGATAATTCGGAAGGCCATTAATGACCACTGAAGGACAGATTGACTTTTTCTTCAAGCCTGAAAGCATAGCCCTGATCCGGAGTCTCACCAAACTCTGAAAAGCTCTCCTGTACAATCCTAGAAAACCTCCTGAAAAATGGGGTTTCAGGGGAAGATATCCGTAAATCCGGGCTAATGGATACATTTTTTATAAGCAGCAATAAAGTTGAAAGGCCTCCAAAAGGTAGAGTTTCGGTGCTTACTCAGAGCGGCTCCTTTGCCGCTATGATTCTGGAAGAAATAGCAAACGAGGAAGCAAGGGTTGCACGGGTAGTAAGTTATGGAAATAAAGTGGATGTGGACGAAAAGGACTGCCTTGAATTTCTGGCAGGAGACGAAGCAACAAAAGCTGTTGCTATCTATATCGAGTCTGTTGGAAACGGACGCAGTTTCCTTGCTGTTTGTTCTTCAGGAAGGATACTTATGTAGCCTTTAACTTCAAGGATTTCCGCTTTGAGAATAGCTTGTAAAAGAGATCTTCAATGTTGCACTTCCGGCTTCAGCCCAGCAGCTTTCCATGTTCCTGTCAATGATGTTCATGAACTACATTATTGTGCTTGTAAGTGGCACTGATGGAGTTGCGGTCTATGCGACAGGATGGAGAATAGCAACAATTGCAACTGCTCATTTAATGGGAATGGCAACTGCTGTAATTTCCGTATGTGGAACTGCAATCGGAGCCCATGATTATATAAAGGCAAAGGTTGCTCCTTCTTACTCTATCAGGCTTGGATTCCTTATAGAATGTGTGGCAGGAATTCTTATATTTGCGTTCTCCATGCCGATAGTGCCCATATTTACACAGTCCGAAGGTGCAACCCACATAACTGGCGATCTTGCCCACTTCCTGCGTGTGATGTGCATCTTCTATCCCATGCTTGCACTTGGCCTCTTTTCCTCCTCTTTCTTCCAGGAAGCAGGAAAAGGTCTTAACTCTCTGATTGCAACCCTTCTCAGAACTACTATCTTCACCCCTCTATTTGCAGCTCTACTGGCTTTTATCTTTAATATGGGGCAGGCGGGAGCCTGGTGGGGTTTAGTCATAGGCAATGGAATCGGCTCTCTGTTGATGTATATTTGGGCAGAATATTTCCTGAGAGCACTATTAAGAACAAAATATATTACAAGGACTGAAGGAACTTCAGCTTGAAATAGACAAGAGCTCTTTCCCCTAATTTTTATTAACACTATTTAGTTTTGAATCGGTAAGCTATTGAGATATTGAATATTTTTTCAGCTATTCATATCTCGAATACCTTTTTAGTTATTTATATCTCGAATACCTTTTTAGTTATTTATATCTCGAATACTTTTTTAGCTATATAAGACATTGAATATTTTTTCAGATTTTTTTTCCTTCCAGGTTCTTGTTTTTCAGAACTAGTGGTTCTTGTTTTTCAGAATTAATTGCTCATTATCCAGTTGTGTATAATTACCCATAACTCGCGAGAGTTATAATCAAGGGCTATGCTACTGTGACCCTGGTTCTTCCAGCTTACGGAAGTAACCTTATCATTTATTTTTCCGACCTCGTTTTTGTACCACCAGGAGCCGTAGTCACTGAAACCTCCCCCAAGCCCGATATAAAGAACAGGTGAGTTTATTCTTGAAAAGTCAATTTCATAGCCTTCCACGTTCCCCATCAGTCCGGCCATATAAAGATCCAGGTGTTTAGGTGCGTAGGGAACGGCCCCTCCGGTCAAGGTCAAGTTAAGTAGCTTGTTTTCGTCAACATAGTAAAGGCCGTCCAGATCTCCGCTCCAGTAGTGATAATTTGGAGTATAGGGATTTTCATTGAGTGCATGAGTCTGGGTAGCCATAAGCCGGAAAAATTGTCTGTTTGTAAGGTCAGGTTGAAAAATAGATTCTCGGTCCGGATCGGTTAAAGCCAGACTGGCTATCTGCATCATGGCAGCCATATTGCTGCCGTTATAGATCCTGTTTTCCATACATCTGAAAATTGTGTCAAATTCCTGTGCCTGAGCTCTTATTAACTCCGAATATTTAGGCTCGTACTTAATAATAATATCAATAGATACCATTCTGTTAACCGAACCCAAAACAAGGTCGTTATATTTGCTAGCTCCGTAAGCAGTAAGGATCAAAGCCCCATGACTGTGGCCAATTGCCGTAACCTCGATGTCCTCTACCGTTTTATTACTCAGGAAAGCTGTATGGATTCTTGATACAGCGATGCCGTTGTATGTATCATTCAGGTAACTGTCAATGGTCCAGTTTTCCATGTAACTGAAATCGGTCTCATTTACCGGAACGTTTGTCTCTCTTCGATCCAGAATATATGTACTATATCCTTGCTGAGCGTAGTATATCGCCATATCGGAATAGAAACTTTCAGTCAAAGCCTGCCCAGGCAGGATTATTAAATTTTTATTTTGATCTGTGCTCCAGGCGCTCTTTTCTTTTACATAGTTGGTGAGTACAATGTAATCATACTCTCCAGTTCCAACTTTTATCTTAAGCTTATACTCTGCCACATTACTGCAAACAAGGCCAATTCTATTGCTTTTCACTAAAGAAGAGTATATTCCTGGTACTCGGAACGAAGCGGAACTATGATAAAAAATTCCCAGCTTATCAGATTGATTAAACAGAGTCTCGGTTTTGTTCTCGGAGTTGACAGTTAATGGTGCTATTTGGGTCTTCATCTTCTCACCTTTGTGAGATTCTTGAGTTAGGTTCTAGACTCAAGAATCTATATTTTTGTAAAGTAAGGCAGGCTAATTTTCATCTTTGACTTCAAATTATGATAACATAAAACAGCAAAAAGCAAACTCATTAGGTTAAAAACCAAATCCTGGAAATATGATGATATAGGGATTATTTATCGCCAGCAACGGTATGTAAATCCGGAACAAAGTCATTCGGTTTTCAACTTACACACTTCAGTCGTAAAATATTACTCAATTCATCTCATAATTTTATACAGATATACTTTGTGGTTTGAGATTTTAGCTAAATTTTATGTGAATGTTTCTATTTATGTATAAAAGAGTAACATTCACAGAAACACCGGAGAGCCATGTGCACAAATACTGCAGAAAAAGAGACATAAACAAATATCGCATGAAAAGGTACATACTCAAATATCCCAAGAAAATATAAATAAACACCAATAACCCCAATAATAGGCACAAAAAATAGTAAGGCCACATTAAATCATACTTCTCATTTAAATTATCATTGGACGTAAGTAGAATATTCAGGATATTATCAAAAAAGTCGAAAATAAATTAAACCAAGATGCTCATTACGTGCTGGAAAAGATGCTCATTACGTACTGGAAAATATTGATTTAAAGTAAACTTTGATCTGTGAAGATCAACGCTGAGAATTTTAGAAAAAATTATTTCAAAAAACTATTGTACAGGTAATTTAATACCCCTGCAAGGAGGTATAAAATTGAAAAACTATTTGCCCATGCTATTGATGTTGATCTTTATTTCTGGGGCTGTACTCTCAATTGCTGTTGCTGGTGCCGCCGATAACCCCGTAGTAAACGAAACGGTATCAAAGGTTTTAAAGACCAACGAATGTGTCAATAAATCTACTAATCAATCTACATCACAGAATCAGACATGTAACATAAACAAGACTGAGTCCATAAACCAGACTGAACCTACGACAGAAACTCCTGTGGCTGAACAGAAGTTCAGGGTGGGACCGACTGTGGTACTGAGGCCGGTTAATGATGTAATAACCAAAGACGAAGATGGCCTTGTTGAACTCTATATTGATAATCCGTCCCTCAATGATGTGACTCTGAATGTGGATGCAAGGATTGGCGTACCCTCTGGGATTCATGTATACGGACAGGATTTTGCTCAGACTGGTGCAGCTGGTACGGCTTATGGAACATTTTCCGTGCCTTCCGGAAGTGCCCGGACAATCTCTATTGATCTCAAGGGAGATAAAGTCGGCACTTATACTGTACATTTCAGTGGTCTCTACTGGCCTGGAGACAATAAGGACAGTTACAACCCGATTTCACTCAGTCATCCTTTTGAAGTCAAGGAAGCTTCCGAAAATTCTGAAAAGGCTTCCAGCTCTGATGATAATGGAGAAGTCGAAGCTGAAAATACTGGAGGAGTAAAAGCTGAAGGACAGGGTTCATTTAGTGCTCCTGGATTTGGAATACTAGTTGCAGCTATAGGTCTGTTAGGGGTTTATGCTGTTAAGAAGAAGTAAATCAGGTTAAAAAAGTGTTTAAACGCAATTGTGGGAAAAATACATACATTTTTCCTTTTTTAAATTTTTACAGTTAAGAAAGGCATCTGTAATCCAGAGAAGCCTTTTACTTAAGCTTATACTGGTATTTTACTGGGTATTTACAGATGGCAGCCCAAAAAAAGGTGGTATAATGTCTGAGAGGGCCATTTTAAAAACTCTAATAGTTTATCTCTTAATTGGTTGTTTCCTGGTAAGTAACGTTTCGTGTGTATATGCTTCATCTGAAGCTTCGACAGATTCTTACAAGAACAAAACAGAGGTTTCTGAAGAAGAGCAGCCTTCAGAAGAGGCACAGAATTCCGAAGAGCAGTTAGAATCTTTTGAAGAGCAGTTAGACTCCTCTGAAGATACAGACATGCAAAGCTCAGGAAATGATGAGAACGAAAGTGAAGGAACTCAGCCTACTAAAAATACGGAAATAGAACCTGATGATGGAGAAGCCGAAATAAATCTCTTGGAAAATACGGAAATAGAGCCTGATGATGAAGAAGCCGAAACAAATCTCTCGAAAAATACGGAAATAGAGCCTGATGATGAAGAGGCCGAAACAAATCTCTCGGAATATACGGAAATAGAGCCTGATAATGAAGAGGCCGAAACAAACTTCTCGACAAATAACGAAACGGCGTCTTCCAAGAACCTGGTAAATCAGTCTTCGGGGTATGAGACAGTAGAAACCGAAGGTACGGAAAATCAAACTTCAGGAGAGATGGGAGTTGCAGAGGATACAGAAGGTGATTCTTCGCATTATATCGGAAACTCGTACCATATAGAACATTCAGAGTACACTATAGTAGAGAATAACACATATGTACAATCCGAACCTGTAAAAAAAGAGGCTTTGGAAAGTTCAGGATCAACTGAAAATTCAAAATCTGCTGCACCGCCTTCTGCAAGTGTCAATCTTCACGGTGAGAAGACCAGGGTTGTTTCTGGGGAAGACATTCTGCTTAAGCTTTCAGCCGTTAATCTTATCACAAAACCTGTCATGCACGTCCAGGTCATAATAATTCCACCCTCAGGAATGAGTGTTTCTTCCTCAGAGTTTGTCCAGTCGGGCGCAGGACAGTATACGACAACCTACGAACTTGAACCCGGACAGGGCAGGGACATCGAAGTAAGGATTGAAACCAACCAGCCTGGAGACTTTAATGTTGAGGGAAGGGTGGTTTATTATTTCGGGGAAGATACTGAAAACGCCGAAGATTATACGCTTAATCTACCTATAAAGGTCGAAACAAAGTCGTATCCTGTAGAAGAATCCCTGCCTGGATTTAGGCTGATGAGCCTGGTATTCACATTAGTCGCGGTATTTATCTTAAAAAGACGTTAACGGTTTCAGGAATGTTAATTCTAAAACTAACATCGTGCGGGCGTGTTAATATGTATGTGCATGCATTGTACATATTTATACTTGCGCGTATAAAAAGAAAACCGGATTATAGCTAAATTGTCGGAGGGTGTGAGGAGAGGACAATCCTATGAATTACAGAAGTTTACCCTCTCATCCTACGTTGTTTTGTGAAAACGCAGAGTTATACAAGTTGGTTTAATTCTTTAATTGAGTTTAATAATTTATTCTGATTTAAGGGCATATCATTATTTGCAGGTTTAATGTTATCTTGTGAGGAACTATTTATAAGTTTAATATCTCCCTGTGAGCCTGAAAACGCTAAAGCACTTAACATTATCAACGTAATTGCTCCTATAAAAACGATCATATTTCAATGTGTTTTTTGTATGAAACTACCATATTAATTAATAGAATCTGTTAAATTTGGATTATATCCAATTTTTCCTCGGAACGAGGAAAATTGTGTAGCTTTAATAAAGCTACTTGAATAGTTACCTAATTTTTATATAAGACAATTTAGTTTTGCGTCAATTTATACTAATTTTTATATAAGACAATTTAGTTTTGCGTCAATTTATACTAATTTTTATATAAGACAAATCCTATAAGGAATTATCCAAGTGCTCTTTATGATCAACAAACCGATAAAACAGCATTAAGGTTCGCGTATTCTAAAATCCACTATAATAAAAGATTAGAAAACAAGAGACATCGAGAAACAGATACGTTTCAGTTTTTTCCACTATATCCACACAATGAGAACATGATTTGAAAGAACGGAAGTAAAGAAGTTGTTTCCACGAGATGCATTAAATATTAAAAGGGCGTGAATAGAATTTTCATAAATTTTCAAGCTCAAACAATCGATTGATTGCGCTGAATACGAGATTTGAGAAAGGCAATTTTGGTTTTTTGAATCAATTATTTAAAAAACAACTGGTGATATTTTGGAAGTTAATTGCATCGATTCTTTGAAAAATATAAGAACTCAAACTTTTAAAAACAAGTTTGAGTGGAGTATAATTATTGCGTTATTAATAGCGCCACTAATAATTGGCGCTATTTACATTCGTGCATATGGAGTTAACGTTCCTTATTGGGATCAATGGGATACAGTACCGGTTTTTCTCGAGAAATTATATAACTCACAACTGACTTTTTTTGACTTACTAGCACAACATAATGAAAGCAGGCCGTTTTTCCCGAATGTAGTTATGATTATACTGGCTGAGTTTACCCACTACAATGTCTTATACGAAATATATTTTATGTACGCATTGTATTGTGTTTCATTTATTATTTTATACTTAATGTATGTAAAGGATCATTCTATAAGTAAATCTTCCTGCTTAAAATTTATACCAGTATCCTTTTTCTTCTTCAATTTATTCCAGATGAGCAATGTGCTTTATGGTGTACGCATAGGGCAATCCATGGAAATCTTTGGATTGATATCTGCATTATACCTGATTGATAAAAGTAAAAACTTTGATTTAATATTTATAAGCTCAATTATAGCAGCAATAATTTCTACATTTTCGTTTGTGGCAGGACTTTCAACATGGCCTGTATGCTTGATGCTAATCTTTTTGAAGGATTCAGAGCAAAAAAGAAAGAAAATAGTGCTCTGGTGTGTTAGTGCAATAGCAGTAGTCGGGATATATTTTCATGACTATGTAAAGCCTAGTAAACATCCCTCTCTTTTGTATTCCTTCCAGAACCCTGTAAATGGAGTCCTTGACTTTCTCAGCTCATTCGGATCGACAATATCTAGAGATCTAGATACTTCTCGAGTAATAGGCATTTTGATGTTAATTCTATTATTTTGTATAATCTTATTGAATAGAAAGAACCTCAGGATAAATAAGAATGCAAAATGGTACGCTTTAATGTTATATTCTCTGCTTGTTTCCCTAGAAATTTCCCTGGGGAGATCAGGGTTTGGAACTGAATCTATGCTGTCACAAAGGTATTACCTGCTCACTTACTGGAGTATAATTGCACTATACCTCATAGAGCTTAACTACTTGGACTTAGGAATTCCAGACTGTAAAAACAACATAAAATCTCAAGAGCCCTTAATTTTACAGAAGAAATTAAACTATAACTATTTATTAATGGGTATAATACTGGCATTACTTTTTATGAGTGTTGCAACCCATTTAATAATGGGAATCCAGGAAGGCAAAGAGACAAAGACTGAAAGGGAATCTATGGCTAACTATCTTGAAAACTACAAGTTTCAACCAAGTGAAAATTTAAAAACCTTATACCCGAATACAACTATTGTTCGCCAGAGGGCCTCTTTCCTTGAGAGTAGAAACTTATCTGTGTTCTATAAGGATAACAATCCAGGTAATATAGTGTCGCATCAACAACAAAATGTCGTATAAAGCAGATAGAATATATTCAAAAGTTAAATCTCTGAGGATTCATGTGATGAGCTCATCCAAAACCAATTTTATCCCACATAAGGTCTCAGAAATATTTTCGTAATCCGAAGATCGGTTGATTATTTGGAATCTGAATTCTGGGAAGTGATGTTGAGTTTTGGGATGAGCTCAATATTAAGCTGATTTTGAAATTTTCATTTTTGTACTCAAAACTAATAGTTTGTTCTGATTTGATATTTTTATTGGCCAATGAAGTTTTTATAATGCAAAAAGCCTGAAAAATTACAGAGAGTAGATGAAAGTAAATTTTACAAGTAATTAATAGCTAGAAAATGAACTTAAATTCAAATTTTTACAAGTAATTAATAGCTAGAAAATGAACTTAAATTCAAATTTATTAAAAAACGGTAAATTCGTCATTTATATATCAGATTTAAATAAAAATAACGATATTTTATATATTTACTACTTATTTGAATATAAAAAATCGAACTTTCTATAATATTGGTTTCTAATTTATATTTCCATAATTATTATATCCTCTGGATAATAATAAACTAGCGATACAATGAAAAATCGCTTTTATCGGCAAATAATAAAGCAATATAGTTTACTAATTAGATAGTCTTCCAGAAATGTGCGCAGATTATTGATTCTTAAATTAAGTATATTTGCCCATAAACAGTGAATTGAAGAACCAGCAATGGTGAAATTGTATCGAATCTAGCATAATGGTGGAGATGATATAGATGAGAGAACAAAAATTTAACAAAATAAAGAAGACAGTCTTTATTTTGTTAGCGGTCTTTTTTGTAGTAGCAGTGACAGCTGCATCGGCAAGTGCATGCACTTCAAAAGACAAGGATGATAAATGTAAAAGCTGCGCTAAAGAAAAGGTAGCTAAAGAAAAACCAGCTAAAGAAAAACCAGCTAAAGTGGTTGGTCAAAAGGCAGCTCAAAAAGTAACTCAAGAAGAGCTGGGCAACAAATACTTAGACTTCGTAGAGAATAACTGGTTTGGTGGTGTCAAAGGAGGCTATTGTGACAACGGATGGGGAGGCTGTTGTAACAACGGATGTAGAAGCTATTGTTGTGACAAAGTATGTATCGGATGCTATTGTGACGACTGTTGGGGCTGTTGTTAACAGTTGATAAGTCTAACCATGGACTAAGCTGTGGATAAATTATACTAATAAAGACCCATTTGTATACTCCGCATCGGTTGCAGAAACAGTGGGACTCTAAAATTACTGGAGTCTTTTTGATAGGACTTACGCAGTAAATGAGCTAAGATAAAATGCGAGCAGTTCTGTAATAAGCATTGTAGGAAAGTACAGTTTAAGGTTCCATGCTGCTGTTTTTCGATTTAACCGCGTAAGTCCTATCCATAAAATGATAAAAATAAAAAAAGAAATAAAGAACTCAACGTTTCTTAAATTTTAGTCTCAAATATTAAGATTTATATACCTCATCAGGCTCAAAGACCTTTTCTCCCACAACCTCTCCTTCAAGGTTTCTATAAAAACAGGATCTATATCCCATATGGCAGGCTCCACCTACCTGTTCCACGAGCAGGAGAAGAGAGTCCATGTCACAGTCAACCCTTATTTCTTTCACTTTCTGTACATGCCCTGAAGTCTCTCCTTTTTTCCATAACTGCTGTCTGCTTCTGCTCCAGAAGTGTGTAATTCCGGTCTCTACGGTCTTCTCAAGGGCTTCCCGGTTCATATAGGCGCACATGAGCACCTCCCTGCTAAGCTGGTCCTGAACCACAGCAAGGATAAGACCCTTCTCGGATTTCAAAGCATCAAAATCAATCATGGGAGATAAATTGCAAAACAAGTATAAAAAAGAGAGGGCATTAGATCTTAAGGGTGCCCGAGAAACGAAATTAAACCTAGCTCTTTTTTCAGGGTTTGATTCCAAGTACATCCTCAACGTACGCTCTGAGAATTTCCGCAACGCTCCAGGCCTGAGCAATGCAGCCTCCTGGAGTATAAGGATAATCCCCGTCAAATACTTCGGAAATTGTGCCTATGCCTGCAGTTTCAAGGTGCGTATCAAAACCCTGCAGGAGAGCCCGCATATCTTCAAGGCTTTCTTTAGAATAGTTGTGAACCTTCCGGTAAGCTTTCACATAAGCTCCAAGGAGCCAGGGCCAGACCGTCCCGTTATGATAGGCGGCATCTCTGGCTGCCGCATCTCCTTGATAGTGTCCTTTATAAGCAGGATGGTCACTTGAAAGAGTTCTAAGCCCAAAAGGAGTAAGGAGATCTTTTTCAACTCTCCTTACTATTGCTTTTTCTTTCTCAAGTGACAGACTAGTATAAGGCATAGCTACTGCGAAGATTTGGTTGGGGCGGATCGCAGGGTCTTTTATCTCATTTCCTGCTTCGTCCTGAGACACGAGGTCAAAGAGGCAATTTGTCTCCGGATTCCAGAATACACTCTCAAAATTTGAAGCTACTCCGGCTGCAAGAGTTTCATATGAGGAAATATTTTTTCCTAAATGAGTGCCCAGATTAGAGGCTGTTTTCAGGGCATTATACCATAGAGCATTAATTTCACAGGCTTTGCCTGCTCTTGGGGTCACTGCTTGTTCCCCTATTTTAGCATCCATCCAGGTTAACTGAGGACCCTGACGGATAAGATAATCGGAATCCATGCCAATTCCAAAATCCGTACCTTTACGGTAATTCTCTATGATGTTCTCCACGGTATCCCAGACATCCGAGAGGAAAAGGAAGTCTTTCGTATATGCGAAATATCGGCCCACAGTGTGAATAAACCAGAGAGAAGCGTCCACAGTGTTATAAATTGGTTCCCCTCCAAGTGCCAGAAAAGCATTCGGGATCAGGCCTCTCTTACAATTCCTGGAAAAGTTTTTGAGAATGAATTTTGCCTCTTCAAAACGACGGGGAATTAAAAGCAAGCCAGGAATAGAGATCATAGTGTCCCGCCCCCAGTCTGAAAACCAGTGATATCCTGCAATCACTGTACTTTCACCTGAAGAAGGATTCTTCACTATAAAAGAGTCTGTTGCCCTGAGAAGCTTAAGAGCAAAGGGTTCGGTAAGCCTTGAATTGAAGGCAAGAAGATTTTGTCGGTAGGTTTCTCTTGTATAGGATTCTTCAACCTGTTCGAGCGTCAGAGAAGAAATATCTTCGGTTGAAGCGGCAATGAAAAAATGGGAGGTACCCAGTTTGAGTTTGCTTTCAAAGTAACCCGGATTGAAATTATCTTCCTGGAAGTTGAGTCCCCTTTGCTTCTCAGTATCATACTCAAAGTTATAGTACCATTTAGGATCGGAATGATATTGAAGATTGGATGAAAGCGAGAAGGTACAGCCGTTAGAGCTTTCCAATTTTACTCCTGCAGGATCGGCCTTCTGACTAAAGGAAAGTTCTCCTGAATGAACAGTGTAATGGAAATTTCTGGAATTTACCAGCGGAAAGATTCTTAGCAGAGCTCCTTCTCTCCTGGATTTAATGTCATAGAGAATGCAGGTTGTGTTGCTGTTGTGAATCATGAAGACTTTTTTCTTTATGGTAAAGTCTCCGGGCTGGTAAACCCAGAGAGGAAAAGGAACAAGGATAAATTTGGAGAGGTAACTGAAGCCTGAAGGAAACACAGTATCAGGATACTTATGGGTTGCAAGCTGATAAACTTCCTTGTTAATCGAAACTTCCTCATCAAGGGAAGAAAGCAATACAAACCTTCCTGGTGGGTTTTCTGGAGCTGCCACAAGCAGTCCATGATAAGTCCTTGTGCCTGTCCCTATTACTGTAGATGAGGCATATCCCCCGAGTCCGTTTCCTACGATCCACTCTTTCTTTATTCCTTCCTCGTATGTGGAAAAGGAATCTGCTCCAAACCTGATTCCACTCATAATATATCTGGTTAGGACTTGATTTCTTAAATATTAGTATCCCCAGAACTAAGAAGTGAGGAAATCTAGGAAAGTAAAAGGAGCCAGGAAAGTAAAAAAGCTAGCTTATAATAACAAATATTAAGTTAGAAAATTTCAAATGTAATCATAAACTATTTTAGCTGTGCAGGATATAAGAAAGTGAGAATCATGAAGCAAGACCTTTTAGAAATCCTTGTTGATATCTTCAAATCTTCTGGATACAATGCCACAATATCCAGCCAGTATGATATTTTTGTGGAGAAAAACAAACATAAAGCTTATGTCAGATGTGCCCTGCAATCGGGTCGCGAGGAGATAAAAGCCTTTACAGAAAAAATAGGGGACTGTACAGGAATCTATGTAATGACCCAGAAGGGGTCTGAAGAATTAATCGATTATGCAGCTGAACTTGGGATCTATGTTTGGGACAGGGATGAACTGGCCCTTCAAATTGGAAGAGCAGTTCTTGTAAATTTAGACCATAAATCAAATATTTCGTATTCTGAACCAGAGAATCAAATATCAAATGATGCACGAGATCAGTATAGGCAAACAATTTTCGAATTACCTGTCGAAAACTGGAAGTTAAAAGAAGACTCCAGAGAGAAGCCTTACTTTAAAGAAGATCTCTTACCCCTTCAGAACCAGCAATCAGAGGCCAAAAAAATTTCTTTTGAAAATCAATCTCTGACACGGATCTTTGAAATTAAAAAAAATTTAAGGACGCCGGAACAGGTTGAAGTTCCAGAAACCGAGTCATACGAAGTGTTGAATATAAGGTCTGTAGAACCAAGGATTTCTAAAAACCAGGCTATTATTATTGCAAAACCATATATATACAACCCTAAGGATGCAGTTTTAAAGTTTGTACCTTTCTGGAAATATAGATACAATGTTGAGGCGGAGAAACGCTTCAGATCAAAAGTCCTGACCATTGCCGGAAAGGGAAAGGGATTTCTTAATGCTCTAAATAAGTCAAAGGAAGAGATGGAGATAGAAGGGTTTGGCACACCTACAAGGGTTCCTGCCGTGCAGTATGAGTTAAAAAGACCGAATGTGGACAAAAAACAGGCCGGAAAAATTCTTCTGGACTTTATTAAAGAGGAGAATACACGCGAGATACGTTTTAACAATACGGAAGGACAGGCTGTTATATATGAACACAGGAGTATTGGCCCAAGGTC contains these protein-coding regions:
- a CDS encoding MATE family efflux transporter; the encoded protein is MFNVALPASAQQLSMFLSMMFMNYIIVLVSGTDGVAVYATGWRIATIATAHLMGMATAVISVCGTAIGAHDYIKAKVAPSYSIRLGFLIECVAGILIFAFSMPIVPIFTQSEGATHITGDLAHFLRVMCIFYPMLALGLFSSSFFQEAGKGLNSLIATLLRTTIFTPLFAALLAFIFNMGQAGAWWGLVIGNGIGSLLMYIWAEYFLRALLRTKYITRTEGTSA
- a CDS encoding PGF-CTERM sorting domain-containing protein, encoding MKNYLPMLLMLIFISGAVLSIAVAGAADNPVVNETVSKVLKTNECVNKSTNQSTSQNQTCNINKTESINQTEPTTETPVAEQKFRVGPTVVLRPVNDVITKDEDGLVELYIDNPSLNDVTLNVDARIGVPSGIHVYGQDFAQTGAAGTAYGTFSVPSGSARTISIDLKGDKVGTYTVHFSGLYWPGDNKDSYNPISLSHPFEVKEASENSEKASSSDDNGEVEAENTGGVKAEGQGSFSAPGFGILVAAIGLLGVYAVKKK
- the hisI gene encoding phosphoribosyl-AMP cyclohydrolase; the protein is MIDFDALKSEKGLILAVVQDQLSREVLMCAYMNREALEKTVETGITHFWSRSRQQLWKKGETSGHVQKVKEIRVDCDMDSLLLLVEQVGGACHMGYRSCFYRNLEGEVVGEKVFEPDEVYKS
- a CDS encoding amylo-alpha-1,6-glucosidase, coding for MSGIRFGADSFSTYEEGIKKEWIVGNGLGGYASSTVIGTGTRTYHGLLVAAPENPPGRFVLLSSLDEEVSINKEVYQLATHKYPDTVFPSGFSYLSKFILVPFPLWVYQPGDFTIKKKVFMIHNSNTTCILYDIKSRREGALLRIFPLVNSRNFHYTVHSGELSFSQKADPAGVKLESSNGCTFSLSSNLQYHSDPKWYYNFEYDTEKQRGLNFQEDNFNPGYFESKLKLGTSHFFIAASTEDISSLTLEQVEESYTRETYRQNLLAFNSRLTEPFALKLLRATDSFIVKNPSSGESTVIAGYHWFSDWGRDTMISIPGLLLIPRRFEEAKFILKNFSRNCKRGLIPNAFLALGGEPIYNTVDASLWFIHTVGRYFAYTKDFLFLSDVWDTVENIIENYRKGTDFGIGMDSDYLIRQGPQLTWMDAKIGEQAVTPRAGKACEINALWYNALKTASNLGTHLGKNISSYETLAAGVASNFESVFWNPETNCLFDLVSQDEAGNEIKDPAIRPNQIFAVAMPYTSLSLEKEKAIVRRVEKDLLTPFGLRTLSSDHPAYKGHYQGDAAARDAAYHNGTVWPWLLGAYVKAYRKVHNYSKESLEDMRALLQGFDTHLETAGIGTISEVFDGDYPYTPGGCIAQAWSVAEILRAYVEDVLGIKP